The genome window ATGAGTTTCATCTGCTCCTGGAGCTTCCCCATGAAGGCCTGGCTTATCTCATCGGCCTTTGCACCGACGATACCCTCGGAGAGATCCTCAACGGCATCCTCAAGCTTGTCCATGAGCTCCTCCGCGTACTCAAGGTCTGCCTTGAGGACGGTAACGTTGCCGCTGGCGAGGTCCTGGGCAACGACCATATAGGCGGCCTTGGTCTCGTTGTAAAGCGCCATGACGTAGGTAACGTTGAGACCCTCGCTCTGAGCCTCCGCGATGACTTTCTCAACGTACGGGAAGTACTCCGCGGCCCTGTGAAGCTCCTCCTTGGCGTCCATTACTGTCTCATAGTACTCGTGCTCTTCCTCCATCTTCTTCTCCTTGTGCTCCTCGTAGTAGTCGGTCAGCTCCTCGATGACCTCCTTGTAGAGGTAGAGGGCATTCATAGAGGCGTTTATGCTCTCGCTGTAGTTGCCGGCGTTGTAAAGTTCCCACGCCTGGGCACGGGTTGCTTCAGCCTGGGAGTAGAGGTCAAGGGTGTGATTGGAGATTGTGACGTTGTTCGCATTGAGCTCGGCCATCAGACCTGCCGTGTAATCGGAGACCTTATCCAGTATCACAAGCAGGTTGTACGCCTGAACACCGCTCGTATTCGTTGTATTGGTGACGTTGGTCATGTTAACTGGGGTGGTGTTGGTCGCGTTCGTGGCGTTGACCTGCAGGGTCTGGTTGCTCACTGCGGTTGTGTTGGTTGCCGTGGCGTCTACGCTGGCCGCCCATGCGGCGGTGCTGAGTGGTATCAGTGCTCCTATGAAGAGCACCAGCAGTGTTTTCATACTCATCCTCATGGCTCTCACCTGATGTTGTGTAGTGTCCACACGTATATTAGGAACCCGCCGGACTTTGCTCGTTTCAAAACGTTCCTCCGAGTTTCTCCTTTACAAAAAAGCACTTAAGAAGAGGAAAGAGGAGGTTAAACGCCTCACTTGTCTCCATAGGCCCTAAAACCTGAGCTCCACCCAGTTTTCCTTCCTGCCCTTAAGAACCTTCACCAGACCCTTCCTCTCAAGGCGCTTGAACATCCTCCAGGCGGTGGTTTTGGGTAGACCTATCGCTTCGCGAACCTCTGCCTGACTGGCCTTTCCGCCCTTGTCGAAGATGTAGAGCAGCGCGCGCTTCTCCTCCTCGTTGAGGTCGAGGTTTTCCAGCCGGGCTTGGAATTCCTCCCGGGTGGGCATTGATTTTCCTCCGCCTTTCCTTCTCCAGAGCGCGTAGGCGAAACCTCCGATCACTCCAAGACCGGCCAGGATTAGCAGATACGCCGAACTCTCCGTTCCGCCCTCACTGCCAGCCCCTCTGCCGTTGAGTGTGTAGGAGACGCTCTGGTTTCCGGGAGGCATGGTTATCGAGTTCCCCGCTATTTCGAGGGGTATATCGCTCAGGTCGACCACTATGGCGTTCTCAGGCAGTACTACAGTGAAGGAATCGTTGGTCGCAACGTGAAGCGTCCACACCATGCCTTCCTTCGCGGTCAGGTCGGAGGTATAGTAGGAGACCTTGACTATGCCGGCGTCCCCGGAATATATGAGGAGGCTTCCGTTCTCAAGCCGGAAGTTTACGGGGTTTCCGCTCCCGTCTTCAACGATAACGTTTTCGTAATGGTCACCGAGGAGGGGAAGTTCAATCTGGGAGGAATACTCCGCGGGCAGGATTTCATATTCAACCTTGACGTAGCCGTCATTGTAGACCGTCAAAACCAGGGATGAGACGGTATAGGCACTAACCCCGTGCAGGAGGGTGAGCGTTATCAGCATGAGGATTGCGGCCCCTTTGAGTCTCATTTAAGCATCCCTCCATAACTAAAAAGGAAAGGTCAGGAGTGGGCGAGTATGAACTCATCGACCTTGTGGAGCATGTCCAGTGCTATTGCGAAGTGGGCTTTGGCCTGGAGGGGCTTCTTTGCCTTGAGAAGCTCGACGCCTATCCTGAGCTCCTGGGCGGCCACTTTCAGCTGAACCTCCGCCCTGGTGGTGTCAACACCCCTGCTCTTGAGCTCGCGGAGCGCCTTCGCGTCCTTCTGAATCCTGTCGTTCATCTCCCTGAGGAAAGCGCGGACGTCCTTCAGCTTTTCATCGAGCTCCCTCTCGCGAACCTTTCTGAGTACGAACTCAACGGCGTTGTGGAACTCAACTATGGTTTCCCTGTTATCCTTCATGACGGTCAGAGCGTCCTCCCACTTGCCCTCGTCGGCCAGGGCCTTGACCTGGCTGTAAACCTCCGAGAAAGCATTGAGCCTCTCCTGGAGCTCCGTCACGTTGTAACCGTTCTGCTCCCCGACTTCGATTGCCTTCTGAGCTATCTCCATTCCCTTCTCGCCCTTGATCAGGAAGTCCTTGACGATCTCCTCAGCGTTTGCGTAGGCGAGCTCCTCGCGGACCTTTCTCAGCTCCTCGTCGAGGAGGGCTTTCTTCTCTTTGGCGACTTCATAGTCTGCCTTCGCCTTTTCGTAGTCCCCGGCCTTAAGGTCATCGAGCACAACTTTGTAGGCATCTTTGGTCTCGTTGTAGAGCGCGGTGAGGTTGCTCACGTCTATCCCCTGGTTCCCCGCCAGCCTTATGGTCTTCTCAACGAACCTGAAGTACTCCGTCATGCGCTCGATTTCCATTTTGATGCGTTCCCTTACATCCTGGACCTTCTCTTTGGCCTCCTTAAGCGCTGAGAGGGCAACCTTGTAGTGGTGCATGGCCGTGAGGCTGTCCAGTATCGAGTTGTAGTAGTCGCCGGCCTCGTACTCGCTCACCGCCTTTTCCCTGTAGTCCTCTGCGAGCTCGTAGTGGGTGAGTATCGTGGAGTTCTCGGGCAGCTTGTCCTTTATAGGTTCTATCTTCTCCCCGGCGAACTTGCTCAGCCTCTGAAGCTGGTCAATCAGCTGACCCGCTATCACCATCTCCCTGGTGCTGTTGTCCATTGCTACTCCAGTGTACGAGCCGGTGTTGTTGCTCTCAGCCAGGCCCAGCGGTATTACGCTGCCAAGGAGCAGCATTGCCAGGGCCAGTGCAAAGCCCTTTATCCCCTTCATGGGCATCACCGATGAACGCTAGGGGCTAAACCTATTTGAGGACTCCGACGGAACGAACGTTTCAGAGCGTTCCATTCCTCTCAAGCTCCCTTATATGGAGGGCTGTAACGCATATTCCTTCCACCACGTTCCTAAAATGCGGAATCTCTCCAAACTGGGCGTACAGACTCCCGTAGTTCGGGTGCCACGCATCGACCTGCTCACGCCCTCTGGCGGTGATGATGTACACCACCCAGCCCTTATCCTTGAGCATCTCAACGAGCCTCCACACGTTCGTCATGTCGTTTTCCTCGGCTATCTCAACGCCGTACTCGGCCTTGATTTTCTCGAAAAGTTCCGACATCTTTCTCACCGGGGAGGATTGGGACTGAGCGTTAAAAACCTTTGAGTGCCCTGAGGAGGAGCCTCACCGCGACCAGTATCAGAAGCCCTGAGAACAGTATCTTAAACCGCCTCGGCTGCAGCTTTGGAACCAGTCTGGCCCCCACGGCGGCCCCTATTATGAGGCCGGGGGAGAGCAGGAGCGCCGTTTGAAGGTCCACCTGCCCAAGTCCGATGTGGGTGGCCGTTCCCACCAGGGCCGTGAAGAACAGGGCGAGGCTGGACGTTCCGACCGCGTAGTTCACGGGGAGGCCCGCGAGGGTGTGGAAGAGGGGAACGTTCAGTACGCCCCCGCTGACCCCCAGAAGTCCGGAGGTTAGACCGGAGAGGGCACCGATCAGCGGAACCTTTCTATAGTTTATCCTCAAAGCCTCCCCGCGGTTTCTTACATCGCTTTTCCTGATGAAGATGTGGGCAACGTAGATTAGGAGAAGCCCGAATACTGCCTCCAGCACGTTTGAGTTCAGCATCCCCGAGAGGTACGCGCCTATCACCGCGGCCGGAATTGAAAAGGCCTCCTTCAGAAAGGCCACCCTGTAGAGAACCCTGCCGGCCCGGATGTGGGCGTAGGCGGAGGATAGGGAGCTTATCGTGATACAGGCGAGGCTGGTTCCGATAGCCACGTGAATGGGCAGTCCAAGGAACACCAGGGAGGGGACGATGAGGAACCCGCCCCCTACCCCGAAGAGGCCCGCTATCGTGCCTATGAGTGCACCGATTAAAACCGCCATCACCGGGTTAAGCATTCCGCATCGGCCCGGTATCCCCCGGAGGGTTTATATAATTTAGCCGGAGGATTACAACTTCAGCCAAAAAATTTTTAAACTTCAGAACCGTAGAAATCTGGATGAAGATGGGATGGAAAAAGTACTGGCTGATGGTGCTTCTCGTCTTTGTGATAACCCAACCAGGCTCGATAACCTTCGCCAACTGGGACGCGCCCTACGGCTTTTACAAGGACCTCTCGGTCTGGCTCAGCTCCGCGGCGGGGGGATTGCTGCTGGTGCTTGCCTACGGCCTGTACGAGTGGGGAAGGAAAAAACTTGGCTCGGCGAATCTCCTTCTCTCCGCCGTTGTCCTGGTCCTGACCGTGGTGGTTGGTTATAGCGCGGAACTTGCCATCGGCGGGGAGATGGGCTACGGCAGCGGGAACATAGTGCTTTTCGTAATCGGTGGGTTCCTTGGGTTCATCTTGTCCGTAATGCTACTCTTGATCTCGTTACCATACGTCCCGACGGGAGATTTCTACTACCCCTACGATCGGCCGCTGGTGATCGCGTGGCTGGTTCTAATCGCGGTGGCGGCACTCATTGGAGCGTCCTATGCCATGGAAAGGAGGAAAGAAAAGCTCACGGAACCGGAAGGCCAAGACCCTTCAGGATCATCCTCAGAGCCAGGAGAGCCATGACGACCGCGAAGGCCCTCTTAAGACTGCTCGCCCTCGTCCTCTTCGCTATCCTCGCACCGAGCTGAGCGCCGATTATCAGTCCCGGCACGAGGAGGACGAGCCACTGCGTCTCCACGTTGCCCATGGCGTAGTGCTTGAGCGCTCCAGCGGTTGCTGTGAACACTATCGCAAAGCTTGAAGTCGCCACCGCGTAGTGTATGGGGAGGCCGAGGTACGTCAGGAAGGGCACGTTGATTATTCCCCCGCCGACGCCGAGGAGACCGCTGGCGATTCCCGCGAAGAAACCTCCAATCGGCACCAGCCTGTAGTTGACCCCCACTTCCTCAAGTTTGACCTCACCCGGCTCGGCCGTCTTCTTTCTGTATATCCTGACAGCGACTACTACAAGGGCGAGACCGAAGATGACCTTCAGCTGGGCGGCACTTATGAAGCTCGTGAGCCACGCACCGATGTAGGCACCGATTACGGCCGTTGAGGCAAGCAGGAGGCCGACCTTGTAGTGTATCCTCTTCTGCCTTGAGTACGCTATCGCCGAGCTGAGGGAGGTGAATACAACTGCCGCGCTTGATGTGCCCACCGCGTGGTGTATCTCGACGCCGAGGAAGTTCAGCGTCGGAACTATCAGGAATCCACCTCCAAGACCAAAGAGCGCCGCAAGGATGCCGATGAATACTCCGACTGCGAAGTAGCCGACGTATTTGAGCAAGGAATCACCTCCGTCATTGATTGAACACTCACAGTTCGAAGGCTATCGCCTCTATAAGCTTTATCAGTGCCTCAAGGTCGGCCAGATGGAGGGTCTCCACCTCGCTGTGGAGGTACCTCATCGGAACGCTCAAAGCGAGAACCTCACTCTTGCCCTGGAAGACTGACGCGTCCGTTCCGCCGCCGGTTACGCCAATCTGGAGGGGAATCCCGTTCCTCGACGCTATTTCCGCGACCTTTCTGGCGAGCCTCCTCGTGTAGATGGCCGAGTTGTCCACTGCCCTTATCACCGCTCCTCCGCCGAGGCGGACGTCACCCGTTAGCTCGCCACAGCAGGCAAAGGAATCGACGGCGAAGGCGTATCTCGGAGTGTAACGCTCCGCCAAAAAGCGGGCGCCCTTGAGGCCAATCTCCTCCTGCACGGTGAAGGCGAAAATCCACTTCCCATCCAAGTCGTGGTCAACCAGATCCTTTATCGCCTCCACGAGGGCAACGACCCCAAAGCGGTCATCGAGGGAGCGGGTGGAGACGTAGCGGCCGTTGAGAACCGCAAAGTGCTTCTTGAAGACCGCGTAGTCGAGCACCTTAACGCCGAGCTCTTCAGCCTCCTCCCGGCTTTCAGCCCCGATGTCTATGGCGAGCTTGCTCCATGGAACGGTGTCGAACTTCCGTTCAAGGTTGAGGTGCACCGGAAGGGCGCCAATGACGCCGTCGAGCCTCCCGCTCTCGGTTATCACGTCGAGGTGTCTGCCGTAGAGCAACCTGTCGTCTATGCCGCCGATTTTCCTGAAGGTCAGCTTTCCGTCGGGCCTTATGCCCGTCACGAGAAGCCCTATCTCGTCCATGTGGGCCATGAAGATGGCCTTTAGCTCGCCCTCGCCGAGCTCGACGACGAGGTTTCCAATCGTGTCAACCGTGTAGTCGGCGTAGGGCTCAAGCCACTCCTCTATCTTTTCCCTGACCTTTTCCTCGTAGCCGGAAATCCCCGGAACCCGGGTGATTTCCCTCAGTTCATCAACGAGCATCACAACCACCTCAGAGCATCCTAACCTTCTCGGGCGGACGTATCTTGAGAACCTCCCTGTTCACGAGCGTCTCCGGAACCTCACCCCTAAGAACAGCCAGGAGGTTCCTAACGGCCTGGAAGCCCATGTCCTCCATGGCTTCTCTCGAAAGGCCCGCGTAGTGGGGCGTTAGAACCGTCTCCCACTCATGTTTGAAAAGCTCGTGCTCCTGCACTGGCTCGTTCTCGAATACATCCGTCGCGTACCCCTTCAGTTTCCCTTCCTTGAGGGATTTCATGATGGCGTTCTCATCAACCAGGCTCCCGCGGCCAATATTGACGAGGTATTTGCCTTCGAGGAGCTTGAGCCTTTCCTCGTTGATGATGTGGTGGGTCTGCGGTGTGGATGGTAGGGCCAAAATCACGATATCGCTCTCCCTCAGGACGTCGTCGAGGGGGAGGTACCTGGCACCGGCCTCCTCCTCTATATCGGGCTTCCGCGAGCGGGACCAGTAGAGTATCTCCGTCCCCATCGCCTTCATTCTCCGGGCTATGGCCTTTCCTATCGCCCCCATGCCGAGGATTCCGACCCTTTTGCCGTAGAGGGTCTCTATCTCCTTGAAACCACCCCACACCGTCCTGTGGGAGTCCCAGTTTCCTGAGCGGATAAACCTGTCGGCGTAGGCTATCTTCCTGAGGAGTGCTATGGTCAGGCCAACGGCGAACTCGGCAACGGCCTCGCTGAGAACTCCCGCCACCTTGGTCACGTATATCCCCTTCCTCGTTGCCGTCTCAACGTCAACGTGGTCGTAGCCGGCGGAATGACAGCTGATGACCTTTAACCGCTCGGCACTCTCGATGACTTCGCGCGGAAACCTGTTCAGCGGGGAGATTATGACGCCATCAAACTCGCCTATCTTTTCTTTGAGCTCATCGACGCTTGGATACAGGATGAATTCAACGTCCGCGTATTTCCTGAGCTCCTCAACGGGCTTGCTCTTCATCTTGAAGAGAACGGCCACCCTAGGCCTCATGGTATCACCTTAAGATGCTTATCGAAACGACCCTAATAAGGTTTTGCATGGAATTCGTCAAAAAGCCGAGCCGACACCGGGAAAACTTAAAAACTTTTTCGGTTTCTCCCTCTAGGTGGTGCAGATGAGTAAGGTCGAGCGGAAGAAATGGAGCGAGAATTTCAGCGAGTGGTACAACGAGCTTATCGAGATCGCTGGAATTCAGGACAAGCGCTATCCTGTCAAGGGAATGAACATCTGGCTGCCCTACGGCCTCAAGATAATGAGAAACATCGAACGCTTCGTCCATTCCGAGATGGAGAGAACGGGCCACGATGAGGTTCTGTTCCCGGCGCTCATCCCTGAAACCGAGTTCCAGAAGGAGGCCGAGCATATAGCCGGCTTCGAGGGCGAGGTCTTCTGGGTCACCCACGCTGGCCACGACCCGCTCGATATCAGGCTGATCCTCAGACCGACGAGCGAGACCGCTATGTACTCGATGTTCTCGCTCTGGATACGCTCTCACGCTGACCTTCCCTTCAAAGTTTATCAGATTGTCAACACCTACCGCTACGAAACGAAGCATACAAGGCCCCTCATCCGCGTCCGTGAGATAAGCAGGTTCTTTGAGGCCCACACGGCCCACGACAGCTACGAGGACGCCGAGAGGCAGATAAAGGAGGACCTCGAGATATTTGACGGCCTCGCGAGGTTCCTTGCGATACCGTACATAATCTCCAAGAGACCCGACTGGGACAAGTTCCCCGGCGCTTACTACTCCCTCGGCGCCGAGGTCATGATGCCCGACGGCAGGACGCTGCAGATTGGAACCATGCACAATTACCGCCAGAACTTTGCGAAGGCATACAACATCCAGTACGAGACCGAAACCGGCGACCACGAGTTCGTCCACCAGACGACGTTCGGAATGAGCGAGCGCCTTTTGGCAGCGGTCATAGCCATACACGGCGACGACAGGGGAATGGTTCTGCCCCCCACGATAGCCCCCATACAGGTCGTAATCGTGCCGATTCCCAAGAAGGATGCCGAGGCTGACGTCTTCGCCTACGCCCGTGAGATAGCGGAGGAGCTGAGGGCGGCGGGAATAAGGGTTCACATTGACGAGCGCGACATAAGGCCCGGCAGGAAGTTCTACGACTGGGAGCTCAAGGGGGTTCCCCTCCGCGTGGAAGTCGGTCCGAGGGACGTTGAAGGCAAGAAAGCGGTCCTTGCGAGGCGCGATACCCTTGAGAAGCTCGTGGTGGAGCGCGAGGACATAGTTGAGGAGGTCAGGAAGACCCTTGACGCGATCCACGAGAACCTTCACAAACGTGCCGGGGAGTTCCTTGAGAGCCACATAAAGCGCGTCGGGACCATAGAGGAGGCCAGGGCAGTCTTTGAGGACAGACGCGGCATTGTTGAGATTCCCTGGTGCGGCGAGGAGAGCTGCGGTCTCGAGATGGAGGAAGCCCTCGACGCCAAGATGCTCGGAACTCCCTATCCGGAGGAGAAGGCCAAAGCCCCCGAAGGCAAGAAGTGTCCCGTCTGCGGCAGGGAGGCCAGGTTCATAGCGAGGTTCGCGAGAACCTACTGAACCCTGACTCTCTTTTTTCAATTGATTCTGTAGGGATAATGGTAATGAAAAGAGAAAAGATCATGCATTCCGGGCCTCGAGCCCCTTGAGGGCATCTTCAAGGAGCGAAATGGCATCCCTGAGGGTAACGTATGCCTTTCTCATGTGAACGATGAACGGGAGCCAGGCTATGTTCTTGGATTCGAGAGGGTTGCCGTAGGACAGGGCAACCTTGTATTCGGCACTGGCGTTCTCGTAGAGCTGCATTACTGTCTGAAGGGTGGTGTTGTCGATGCCGGCGCTGACGCTCTCATTGTAGAGCCTGTGGAATTTGGACTCCCCTCCGATGTAGAGGTAGTACCACAGCTTCGTCTGCGTTATTATACTGGCCCTCGGGTCCTGGGGCTTCGCCGCGGTTGCAGCCCCCGCAAAGGGGACCATCATAATCATCAAAATGGCAAAGAGTGCAGCAACTCTCTTCATGGTTCCACCTCCGTCAAATGTATTCATCGAGCGGCATTTTTAAATTCTTCCCTCCCCCAACGTTTAAAAAACGGGCATCGAACGAACCACCATGATACTTGGAATCCACGACGGTCACGACGCTGGTGCAGTGCTGATAGACGGCGGAAGGATATTCGCGGTAAACGAGGAGAGACTGAACAGGATCAAGAAGTACCGCGGCTTTCCAAGGATGAGCGTGGCGAAAGTCCTCGAAATGGCTGGGGCATCGCCGGAGGACGTTGAGGCCATAGCGGTCGCTGGCATATTCAGGAAGCAAAAACGCCTTCTGGAGCTTGAGGAGAACCTCAGGAGAATATTCGGAGCAGACTTCAAGAAGAAAGTCATCTTCGTCGAGCATCACCTGGCCCACTCCGCGGGTGCATACCACACCGCAGGCTGGCGTGAGGCGATAGCGCTGAGCATAGACGCCGCGGGAGACGGGCTAAGCTCTTCGATATACGTGGCGAGAGATGGGGAAATGATCAGGATCGCACAGAGCACCTACATCGACTCCCTCGGAGATTTCTACGCCTCCGTTACCGAGCTTTTAGGATTCAAGCCCATGCGGCACGAGGGCAAGGTCATGAGCCTGGCGGCATACGGGAAACCAGCTTACGACCTGAGCTCAATAATAGAGCTCAACGGGCTGAGCTTCGACAACCATCTCGGAGTAATCGGGGTCGAAGCGACTAGGAAGCTCGCAGAGCTCTTTGATTACCCCCTCAGACACGCCAGGGAGATCGCCCTCCAGATGAAGCGCGGAAAGCTTGAGGGTAAGCTTCAGAAAAAGGCCACAGAGATAGCCGCCAGCGCTCAGGCACACCTGGAAAGGCTGATCGAAGAGCTCGGCCTCGGACTCAGAGGGCAGGAACTTCCCGTTGCCTACGCAGGTGGAGTTGCCCAAAACGTCAAGGCCAACGCTGTGCTGAGGCACATCGTCGGGGACGATAACCTGTGGGTCTTTCCGGCGATGGACGACGGCGGTCTGGCCTTCGGCGCCGCGGTTTTTGTGAAAGCCCAGTTCGAGAGGCTCGACGGGAAGTGGAGGCCCTCCAAACTGGAGCACATTTATCTTGGCCCATCCTACGGAAGGGAAGAAGTTGAAGAGTTCCTGAAGATGGAGGGCGTTGAGTTTGAGGAGGTGGATGACGTCCCGGGCCTCGTCGCGGACGCCCTCGTTGAGGGCAAGCTGGCCGGATTCTTCCAGGGGGCAATGGAGTTCGGACCGAGGGCCCTAGGCAACCGCTCAATTTTGGCGGACCCGAGGAACGAGGAGGTCAAAGAGAGGCTCAACGTTGCCCTGAAGCGCGACGTCTTCCAGCCCTTCGCGCCTTCCCTGCTGTGGGAGAAGGCCAGGGAGTACCTCGAAGACCTGAACGGCTTGCCAAACGAGTTCATGACCATGAGCTACACGGCGAGTGAGGGGTTCAGAGAAGCCGCTCCCGCCGTTGTTCACGTGGACGGGACGACCAGGCCTCAGGCCGTAAGGAAGGAAACCAATCCAGCTTATTACGACGTAATCAAAGCCTTCGAGCGGAAGACGGGCCTGGGCGCGGTGCTGAACACGAGCTTCAACATGCACGGCGAGCCGATAGTCTGCTCTCCAGAGGACGCGCTGAGAACCTTCAGAGCGGCGGGGTTGGACGTCTTTGTGGTAGAGGGGTTCGCAGTTTGGAAGGAGAGCAGGCCTTGAGCTATTGTCTTTTCCTCCTAAAAACCCTCTACCTTCAGGTGGGGGATTAGTCCCCTTGAACATGCTTGAGTAGTTGAAGCGCGAGTATCTGACCGAGTTCCTCTCCGCCCCGAAGGGCGAAGCTTTCAAAGGAAGCAAGGTACGGAAGGACTGAAGAAAGAAGGCCGCCTCGTCTGGGATTTGGGAGACTTCGAAACCTTTATAAATGAGAAAACGTACTCTAAAGTATGATACTCACGAGTAAGTTTATTGACAGGGAGCGGGAGCTTGAGTTCTTGAGGGATAGATACAGTTCTGGGGGTGCAGAGCTGATAATTCTCTACGGGCGGAGGAGGATAGGTAAGACCTACCTCCTTCAGCGGTTCCTCTCGGAGGTCGGTGGACTTTACCTTCTCGCCGAGGAGAGCGAGACCGTTCTCGAGGACTTTTCAGAGAAACTGGCCGACTACTTCAACGATCCGGTGCTGAGGGAGAACCCGTTGAGGAACTGGAGGGCTTTCTTTGCATATCTCTCTGAAAAAAGCTCGGAAAGGCTAGTGGTTGTCATAGACGAGGTTCAGTACGTGGCCAAGGCCCACAGGGAGTTCCTCAGCGTCCTCCAGAAGTACTGGGACACGAGTCTTTCAAAAACGAAGATAATGCTAATCCTCTGCGGCTCTCTTGTTTCGTTCATGGAGGGGATCCTCTCGGCAAAATCGCCGGTGTACGGCAGAAGAACCGGTGCATGGAAGGTTGAGGAGATGGACTTCTTCAGCGCGAGGAAGTTTCACCAGATAAGCCTTGAGGAGGCAATCCATGTTTACGCCGTCTTCGGCGGTGTTCCCCAGTACTGGGCCGACTACAACCCCAGTATGGGCTTTTGGGAGAACATCAGAAGGCTGCTCCTCTCCAGGGGGGCCAAGTACTACGACGAGCCGAAATACCTCCTCCGCGAGGAGCTGAGGGACGTCTCGCGCTACTTCTCAATTCTCAGGGCGATAGCTCTCGGCTACAACCGCTTCAGCCAGATAGCCGATAAGGCGCGGATTGAAAAGAACTCCCTCGGCAAATACCTCGGCGTTCTTCAGGGGATGGGCTACGTAACTGAGGAGTTCCCAGTTACCGGTGGGAGGAGGGGAATCTACAGGATAAGCGACAACCTCTTCGCCTTCTGGTTCCGTTTCGTTTACCCCCTTCGGGGCGAGATCGAGATGGGCCTCGACGTCGTTGAGGACATCAAGGCGGACTTCAACCGCTACCTCGGCTTCGTCTTCGAGAAAGTCGCCGAGCAGTTTCTGGTCGGGCTCAACAGGGTTGGAAGCCTTCCGTTCAGGTTCACCAGGATTGGAAGATGGTGGCACAAGAGCCAAGAAATCGACCTGCTTGCTCTGAACGAGCGTGAGAAGAGGGCCCTTTTCATCGAGGTTAAGTGGAAGGAGCTGAGCGAGAGGGAAGCGGAGGGGATTCTTAGAGACCTTGAAAGAAAGGCCGAGCTTGTTGGGCTCGACGGGTGGGAGAAAGGCTATGGGCTTGTTGCGAGGAAGGCCGATGAAAAGGAGAACCTGAGGAGCAGGGGTTGGCTTGTGTGGGATCTGGAGGATTTTGAAATGCTCAATCTGGAGGATTAACGCCCGGAAGGAGATAATCCCAGGTGAAACATAGAGGTCTACCGGGATGGTCTCGGAGAACTGAATTGAGGGTCTCTCCATCCAACAATCATGTTCCCCAACGTCCCTATTTGCACTTCGATGAACATCTTTTCGTTGAGGTAAAGTTATAAACATTGCCTCTAAGGAAGAGCGGTGATGCTCATGGCGCTGAGCGACAGGTTGGAACTCGTCAACCCTTCTGAGATTAGAAAGCTCTTTGACCTCGCCCAGGGTGTTGAAGGCCTGATCTCCCTCGGAATCGGTGAGCCGGACTTTGACACGCCGGAGCACATAAAGGAGTACGCCAAGGAGGCATTAGACAGGGGAATGACGCATTACAGCCCGAACGCGGGAATCATGATGCTCCGCGAGGCCATATCCGAGAAGCTCAGGGAGCAGAACGGCATCGAGGCCGACCCCAGGAGCGAGATAATGATTCTCGTGGGTGCCAACCAGGCTTTTATTCTGGGTCTCGCCGCGTTCCTCAAAGAGGGCGAGGAAGTCCTCATTCCGAGCCCGATGTTCGTCAGCTATGCCCCGGCCGTCCTCCTGGCGGGCGGAAGGCCCGTCGAGGTGCCAACCTACGAGGAGAACGAATTCAGGCTGAGCGTGGACGACCTTGAGAAACATGTGAGCGAGAAGACCCGCGCGCTCATCATCAACAGCCCCAACAACCCCACCGGCGC of Thermococcus sp. JdF3 contains these proteins:
- a CDS encoding pyrolysin is translated as MKRVAALFAILMIMMVPFAGAATAAKPQDPRASIITQTKLWYYLYIGGESKFHRLYNESVSAGIDNTTLQTVMQLYENASAEYKVALSYGNPLESKNIAWLPFIVHMRKAYVTLRDAISLLEDALKGLEARNA
- the proS gene encoding proline--tRNA ligase, whose protein sequence is MSKVERKKWSENFSEWYNELIEIAGIQDKRYPVKGMNIWLPYGLKIMRNIERFVHSEMERTGHDEVLFPALIPETEFQKEAEHIAGFEGEVFWVTHAGHDPLDIRLILRPTSETAMYSMFSLWIRSHADLPFKVYQIVNTYRYETKHTRPLIRVREISRFFEAHTAHDSYEDAERQIKEDLEIFDGLARFLAIPYIISKRPDWDKFPGAYYSLGAEVMMPDGRTLQIGTMHNYRQNFAKAYNIQYETETGDHEFVHQTTFGMSERLLAAVIAIHGDDRGMVLPPTIAPIQVVIVPIPKKDAEADVFAYAREIAEELRAAGIRVHIDERDIRPGRKFYDWELKGVPLRVEVGPRDVEGKKAVLARRDTLEKLVVEREDIVEEVRKTLDAIHENLHKRAGEFLESHIKRVGTIEEARAVFEDRRGIVEIPWCGEESCGLEMEEALDAKMLGTPYPEEKAKAPEGKKCPVCGREARFIARFARTY
- a CDS encoding carbamoyltransferase translates to MILGIHDGHDAGAVLIDGGRIFAVNEERLNRIKKYRGFPRMSVAKVLEMAGASPEDVEAIAVAGIFRKQKRLLELEENLRRIFGADFKKKVIFVEHHLAHSAGAYHTAGWREAIALSIDAAGDGLSSSIYVARDGEMIRIAQSTYIDSLGDFYASVTELLGFKPMRHEGKVMSLAAYGKPAYDLSSIIELNGLSFDNHLGVIGVEATRKLAELFDYPLRHAREIALQMKRGKLEGKLQKKATEIAASAQAHLERLIEELGLGLRGQELPVAYAGGVAQNVKANAVLRHIVGDDNLWVFPAMDDGGLAFGAAVFVKAQFERLDGKWRPSKLEHIYLGPSYGREEVEEFLKMEGVEFEEVDDVPGLVADALVEGKLAGFFQGAMEFGPRALGNRSILADPRNEEVKERLNVALKRDVFQPFAPSLLWEKAREYLEDLNGLPNEFMTMSYTASEGFREAAPAVVHVDGTTRPQAVRKETNPAYYDVIKAFERKTGLGAVLNTSFNMHGEPIVCSPEDALRTFRAAGLDVFVVEGFAVWKESRP
- a CDS encoding ATP-binding protein; its protein translation is MILTSKFIDRERELEFLRDRYSSGGAELIILYGRRRIGKTYLLQRFLSEVGGLYLLAEESETVLEDFSEKLADYFNDPVLRENPLRNWRAFFAYLSEKSSERLVVVIDEVQYVAKAHREFLSVLQKYWDTSLSKTKIMLILCGSLVSFMEGILSAKSPVYGRRTGAWKVEEMDFFSARKFHQISLEEAIHVYAVFGGVPQYWADYNPSMGFWENIRRLLLSRGAKYYDEPKYLLREELRDVSRYFSILRAIALGYNRFSQIADKARIEKNSLGKYLGVLQGMGYVTEEFPVTGGRRGIYRISDNLFAFWFRFVYPLRGEIEMGLDVVEDIKADFNRYLGFVFEKVAEQFLVGLNRVGSLPFRFTRIGRWWHKSQEIDLLALNEREKRALFIEVKWKELSEREAEGILRDLERKAELVGLDGWEKGYGLVARKADEKENLRSRGWLVWDLEDFEMLNLED